One stretch of Prionailurus viverrinus isolate Anna chromosome C1, UM_Priviv_1.0, whole genome shotgun sequence DNA includes these proteins:
- the RBBP4 gene encoding histone-binding protein RBBP4 — translation MADKEAAFDDAVEERVINEEYKIWKKNTPFLYDLVMTHALEWPSLTAQWLPDVTRPEGKDFSIHRLVLGTHTSDEQNHLVIASVQLPNDDAQFDASHYDSEKGEFGGFGSVSGKIEIEIKINHEGEVNRARYMPQNPCIIATKTPSSDVLVFDYTKHPSKPDPSGECNPDLRLRGHQKEGYGLSWNPNLSGHLLSASDDHTICLWDISAVPKEGKVVDAKTIFTGHTAVVEDVSWHLLHESLFGSVADDQKLMIWDTRSNNTSKPSHSVDAHTAEVNCLSFNPYSEFILATGSADKTVALWDLRNLKLKLHSFESHKDEIFQVQWSPHNETILASSGTDRRLNVWDLSKIGEEQSPEDAEDGPPELLFIHGGHTAKISDFSWNPNEPWVICSVSEDNIMQVWQMAENIYNDEDPEGSVDPEGQGS, via the exons ATGGCCGACAAGGAAG CAGCCTTTGATGACGCAGTAGAAGAACGTGTGATCAACGAAGAgtacaaaatatggaaaaagaacaCCCCTTTTCTTTACGATTTGGTGATGACCCATGCTCTGGAGTGGCCTAGCCTAACTGCACAGTGGCTTCCAGATGTAACCAG ACCAGAAGGGAAAGACTTCAGCATTCATCGACTTGTCCTGGGAACACACACGTCGGATGAACAAAACCACCTTGTGATAGCCAGTGTGCAGCTCCCTAACGATGATGCTCAGTTTGATGCTTCCCACTACGATAGTGAGAAAGGAG AATTTGGAGGTTTTGGCTCAGTTAGTGGAAAAATTGAAATAGAGATCAAGATCAACCATGAAGGAGAAGTAAACAGGGCACGCTATATGCCCCAGAACCCTTGCATCATTGCAACAAAGACTCCATCCAGCGATGTTCTTGTTTTTGACTATACCAAACATCCTTCCAAACCAG ACCCTTCTGGAGAGTGCAACCCCGACCTGCGTCTCCGTGGACATCAGAAGGAAGGCTATGGGCTTTCTTGGAACCCAAACCTCAGTGGGCACTTACTTAGTGCTTCAGATGACCAT acCATCTGCCTCTGGGACATCAGTGCTGttccaaaggaaggaaaagttgtGGATGCGAAGACCATCTTTACAGGGCATACAGCAGTAGTAGAAGACGTTTCCTGGCATCTGCTCCATGAGTCTCTGTTTGGGTCAGTTGCTGATGATCAGAAACTTATGAT cTGGGATACTCGTTCAAACAATACTTCCAAACCAAGCCACTCAGTTGATGCTCACACTGCTGAAGTGAACTGCCTATCTTTCAATCCTTACAGTGAGTTCATTCTTGCCACAGGATCAGCTGACAAG ACCGTTGCTTTGTGGGATCTGAGAAATCTGAAACTTAAGTTGCATTCCTTTGAATCACATAAGGATGAAATATTCCAA GTTCAGTGGTCGCCTCACAATGAGACTATTTTGGCTTCCAGTGGTACTGATCGCAGACTGAACGTCTGGGATTTAAG TAAAATTGGAGAGGAACAATCCCCAGAAGATGCAGAAGATGGGCCACCAGAATTGTTG TTTATTCATGGTGGTCACACTGCCAAGATATCTGATTTCTCCTGGAATCCCAATGAACCTTGGGTGATTTGTTCTGTATCAGAAGATAATATCATGCAGGTTTGGCAAATG GCAGAGAACATTTATAATGATGAAGACCCTGAAGGAAGCGTGGATCCAGAAGGACAAGGGTCCTAG